The following are encoded in a window of Anoplopoma fimbria isolate UVic2021 breed Golden Eagle Sablefish chromosome 3, Afim_UVic_2022, whole genome shotgun sequence genomic DNA:
- the LOC129089327 gene encoding unconventional myosin-VIIa-like: MLRKGEWVWVDSKIGIPIGARVKVTPSGQRLLVDDEGKEKSLSQAQESSLRIMHPTSVEGVDDMIKLGDMTEAGLLRNLLLRHKRGIIYTYTGSVLVAVNPYQDFPLYSGEQVQLYHGRKLGELPPHIFAIAESCYCSMTRHLRNQCCIISGESGAGKTESTKLILQYLAAVSGKISEQQIEQQILESNPILEAFGNAKTVRNDNSSRFGKYLEIFFNKDGVIEGARVEQYLLEKSRVCHQAQGERNYHMFYCMLVGAKAEEKKTLSLGDAKEYRFLSKGGSIVCEGRDDAKDYQRICSAMKILTFSEAQCQEIFKLLAAILHLGNICFQANTENNLETSDVSKSEHFSIAASLLEVHKSSLATSLTHRSFMTNRERVIKPLSAEQASDCRDAFVKAIYNKLFIWIVGKINSVIYKRLTHCPKSSFLSIGLLDIFGFENFNTNSFEQLCINFANEKLQQFFVGHIFKLEQKEYRKEDIVWNNIKFSDNQNILDVLAVKPCNLLALIDEESQFPKGSDVTMLNKMNQQHRGNKTYIASKSEHDTDFGIRHFAGVVYYDSKGFLEKNRDAVSFDIIKMVEKTTNKLLHQIFESELSTNGAKISKNNKVIMTPKSSLRAQTENRKQVATLSGQFRQSLDSLMKALSACQPFFIRCFKPNNEKQSKMFDRELCMRQLRYSGMMDTIRIRKLGYPIRHTFVDFLNRYRVLLKTTDCNPRTEAALACCEAICQAVFEGSDEWKIGRTKIFLRDAHDTILERLREQKLERIALVIQRVMLGHKDRKSFLNKRRAAVVLQSHWRAYRQRQIRRKLRHGFDRLASKIRSRKLQLQYQRQREAALTIQSQVRGYRERKGWKQKREAVILLQAHRRGLLARRVAQKMRDDASILRLAKENQEKIALELQQRLKAIAQSQPADEEPEPIVEEDSDDHSYDLQPTPPVEEVEQEKPRSDEFEVNSIMTVKKKRSMPEPVEELSVVTSELEINPPASISTTPTPSLEENDDEFDDDDNDEFSFFKFSILHFQSNTGHTHLNQRLREPLLTHDDEGDALACLTVWWIILRFMEDLPEPRSADTMSQASSTISRVLPHRQGRRLSSLVGLDQKILRKNKKRLRKASMIPEEPENMTEDDDILIGEGPTLDRPLSSLEKLHIIIGYALSRPDIRDEIYCQICKQLVNNRNRKSRMQGWLLLSICLGIFPPTDLFVKYLENFVRRGPNGYGEYCAERLRRIIANGGRKELPCWIEEQAAKSKEPIDVSVTLPDNRTISLQVDSASTSAEVCKAVADIVDLQDTYGFSLYISLYEKMWSLGSCEKHVFDAVSQCEEEMRRQGKKEKDAPWALSIRKELFTPWHDCSVDPISTDLIYKQVIKGIKIGDYTSEKEDEYIQLAAQHYYIQFGSAYNKDNVKKVVEECITTTLIEHNSMTKWIQLISAELLKGPYANGNKKTDGVKGELVNNAQHAWPLHFSKFYEATLISGPPLPTSRFVVALNWNGICFMDGEKRLLEIPYLAVKEVRMMSDNHFSDNASLSLATVKGEYVLKSAEAADMAALIEENLVGLRQRSIYALAQQDVSRPDNPLFMVCKRGDLLLVEKDEKSDKNWMRATNQRTSDSGAVYKASVQFLPTLEKPTDAMLELLSPGQKKPSTTQNTTQRNETVAPTSLKEFAFDNFRPTSKDSGRQGASKGVIRERLWACSREPLKQPLMRLLVHNSDLSNMACNTFTAILKYMGDYPIKHARSPLELTDQIFGPPTKHEALQDEIYCQIMRQMTSNGSRLSMERGWQLMWLCLGLFPPSQNLMRHTQRFLESRPRDQLAPGCLQRLQGMHSKDPRKLPPHPVEVDAIQQNSTQIFHKVHFPNDTSDIFEVKSTTTIKDLCYSIAFQLKLSSPEGYGLYLKTASKVISLEEEKYFFDSLRQTSEPPKKGKKVKEGNQANLAYRVIFKRKLWFNVSPGKDLAADLVFHFPQELPRYLRGYHSCSKEDMANLGGLLFRVEVDSDRSQFVMIPRMLSDLVPADQLKSMSSDEWKKHIISAYNKQSGITVQEAKIAFLKAISGWPTFGCSFFEVKQTCDPTYSNTVLIIISKQGLSIVDPNTKEQLVMHPFSRITEYQSEGSYFEMTTGTLDNIFICETEKASTIEDLLRSYITMYERQRQYFRPRNHIFS, from the exons ACCTACACAGGCTCTGTGCTGGTGGCAGTGAATCCCTATCAGGATTTCCCTTTATATtcaggtgaacag GTGCAGTTGTACCATGGTCGAAAGCTTGGGGAACTCCCTCCGCACATCTTTGCCATCGCTGAATCCTGCTACTGTAGCATGACTCGTCATCTCAGGAACCAGTGCTGCATCATCAG tGGTGAATCAGGAGCAGGGAAGACAGAAAGCACTAAGCTGATCCTGCAGTACTTGGCAGCAGTCAGTGGTAAGATCTCTGAGCAGCAGATTGAACAGCAGATCCTGGAGTCTAACCCAATACTAGAAG CGTTTGGAAATGCAAAAACAGTCCGCAACGACAACTCCAGTCGCTTTGGGAAATACTTGGAGATCTTTTTCAATAAGGACGGAGTGATCGAGGGTGCTCGTGTGGAACAGTATCTTCTGGAGAAGTCTCGTGTCTGCCATCAG GCCCAGGGGGAGAGAAACTACCACATGTTTTACTGCATGCTGGTAGGTGCCAaggcagaggagaagaaaactTTGAGCCTTGGAGATGCTAAGGAGTACAGATTCCTCTCTAAG GGCGGCAGTATCGTGTGTGAAGGCAGGGACGATGCTAAAGACTACCAACGTATTTGTTCCGCGATGAAAATCCTGACCTTCTCAGAGGCTCAGTGTCAGGAAATCTTCAAGCTGCTGGCAGCCATTTTACACCTGGGAAACATCTGCTTCCAGG caaacacagaaaataacttGGAAACCAGTGACGTCAGCAAGTCAGAACACTTCAGCATCGCAGCGTCATTACTGGAG gtCCACAAGTCCTCCCTGGCGACGAGTTTGACCCATCGTTCCTTTATGACCAACAGAGAGAGGGTGATCAAACCCCTCAGTGCCGAACAGGCTTCCGACTGTAGAGACGCCTTTGTCAAG GCAATCTACAATAAGCTGTTCATATGGATCGTTGGGAAAATCAACAGTGTCATCTATAAGAGGTTGACCCACTGCCCAAAATCCTCTTTCCTGTCCATTGGCCTCCTCGATATCTTTGGCTTTGAGAACTTCAACACAAACAG CTTTGAGCAGCTGTGCATCAATTTTGCCAATGAAAAGCTGCAGCAGTTCTTCGTGGGCCACATCTTCAAGTTGGAGCAGAAGGAGTACCGGAAAGAGGACATTGTGTGGAACAACATCAAGTTTAGTGACAATCAAAACATCCTGGACGTGCTGGCTGTGAAACCCTGTAACCTGCTGGCTCTTATAGATGAAGAAAGCCAATTTCCAAAG GGCTCAGACGTCACTATGCTGAACAAGATGAACCAGCAACACAGAGGGAACAAGACCTACATCGCCTCCAAAAGTGAACACGACACAGACTTTGGGATTCGCCACTTTGCAGGCGTGGTTTACTATGACTCCAAAG gGTTCctggaaaagaacagagatgCGGTCAGTTTTGACATAATCAAGATGGTTGAAAAGACCACCAATAAGCTGCTTCATCAGATATTTGAGAGTGAGCTTTCAACCAATGGTGCGAAGATTAGTAAGAACAACAAGGTCATCATGACACCTAAGAGCTCCCTACGG GCTCAGACTGAGAACCGTAAACAGGTGGCGACGCTGAGCGGTCAGTTCCGTCAGTCTCTGGACTCCCTCATGAAGGCTCTGTCCGCCTGCCAGCCTTTCTTCATCCGCTGCTTCAAACCCAACAATGAAAAGCAGTCTAAG ATGTTCGACAGAGAGCTGTGTATGCGTCAGCTGAGATACTCCGGCATGATGGACACCATCCGCATCCGGAAACTGGGATACCCAATCCGCCACACCTTTGTGGATTTCCTGAACCGCTACAGGGTGCTCCTGAAGACCACCGACTGTAACCCCAGAACT GAGGCAGCTCTTGCCTGTTGTGAAGCCATCTGCCAGGCAGTGTTTGAAGGATCGGACGAGTGGAAAATAGGCAGGACCAAGATCTTTCTGAGG GATGCTCATGACACCATCCTGGAGCGACTGAGGGAACAAAAGCTCGAGCGGATAGCTCTGGTGATCCAGAGGGTCATGCTGGGACACAAAGACAG AAAGTCTTTCCTGAATAAGCGGAGGGCAGCTGTGGTGTTGCAGAGTCACTGGAGAGCTTACAGACAGAGGCAAATAAGAAGAAAG CTACGGCACGGCTTTGATCGCTTGGCATCAAAGATCCGCAGTCGGAAGCTGCAGTTACAGTACCAAAGACAGCGAGAAGCAGCACTCACCATACAAAGCCAG GTGCGAGGCTACCGTGAGAGGAAGGGCTGGAAGCAGAAGAGAGAGGCCGTCATACTGCTGCAAGCTCACAGAAGAGGACTCCTGGCCAGAAGAGTAGCTCAAAAGATGAGGGATGAT GCCTCCATTTTGCGCCTGGCGAAGGAGAACCAAGAGAAGATTGCTTTGGAGCTTCAGCAGCGACTGAAAGCTATCGCTCAATCACAACCAGCTGACGAGGAGCCTGAGCCAATCGTTGAAGAGGATTCAGATGACCACTCGTATGATCTCCAGCCCACGCCTCCTGTGGAAGAGGTAGAACAGGAAAAACCACGATCAGATGAATTTGAG GTTAATTCTATTATGACTGttaagaagaagaggagcatgCCAGAGCCGGTGGAGGAACTCTCAGTTGTGACATCAGAGCTGGAAATCAACCCTCCAGCCTCAATCTCAACAACCCCTACCCCATCGCTGGAGGAGAACGACGACGAGTTTGACGATGACGACAATGATGAGTTTTCCTTCTTCAAGTTCAGCATCCTTCACTTCCAGAGCAACACCGGCCACACGCACTTAAACCAGAGACTCAGGGAGCCTCTTCTGACCCACGATGATGAGGGCGATGCACTG GCATGTCTGACTGTATGGTGGATTATACTGCGTTTCATGGAGGACTTGCCAGAACCAAGATCTGCGGACACAATGTCTCAAGCATCCAGCACCATCTCCCGTGTTCTACCTCATAGGCAAGGCAGGAGGCTGAGCAGCCTGGTGGGACTGGACCAG AAAATACTGAGGAAGAACAAGAAAAGACTCAGAAAGGCTTCTATGATTCCTGAGGAG CCTGAGAACATGACGGAGGACGACGATATTTTGATCGGAGAGGGCCCAACACTGGATCGGCCACTTTCATCTTTGGAAAAACTCCACATTATCATCGGATACGCTCTATCAAGACCAGACATAAG GGATGAGATTTACTGCCAGATCTGTAAGCAGCTGGTGAACAATAGGAACAGGAAGAGCCGAATGCAAGGTTGGCTCCTTCTTTCCATCTGTCTTGGGATCTTCCCCCCAACAGACCTCTTCGTCAAG TATTTGGAGAATTTTGTCCGCAGAGGTCCAAATGGTTACGGAGAATACTGTGCTGAGCGCCTGCGTCGTATAATCGCCAACGGAGGAAGAAAAGAGTTGCCCTGTTGGATAGAGGAACAG GCTGCCAAGTCCAAGGAGCCCATAGATGTGTCTGTGACTCTACCGGACAACCGCACTATCAGTCTACAAGTGGACTCGGCCTCCACCTCTGCTGAAGTCTGTAAAGCTGTGGCTGACATTGTTGATCTGCAAGACACATATGGATTCTCCCTGTATATCAGTCTCTATGAAAAG ATGTGGTCTCTAGGCAGCTGTGAGAAGCATGTATTTGATGCAGTGTCTCAGTgcgaggaggagatgaggaggcagGGCAAGAAGGAGAAGGACGCCCCCTGGGCACTTTCCATCCGCAAGGAACTGTTCACACCCTGGCATGACTGCTCAGTAGACCCGATCAGCACAGATCTAATCTACAAACAGGTTATCAAAGGAATCAAGATTGGAGACTACACCAGTGAGAAG GAGGATGAATACATCCAGCTGGCAGCACAGCACTATTACATCCAGTTTGGGTCTGCATACAACAAAGACAACGTCAAAAAGGTGGTGGAGGAGTGCATCACCACAACACTTATTGAACACAATTCTATGACGAAGTGGATCCAACTCATCAGCGCAGAACTCCTAAAG GGTCCCTATGCCAACGGGAACAAGAAAACAGACGGCGTTAAAGGAGAACTGGTCAACAACGCCCAACATGCATGGCCCCTGCACTTCTCCAAATTTTATGAAGCTACATTGATATCAG GACCTCCTTTGCCCACAAGCAGATTTGTCGTGGCCCTAAACTGGAATGGCATCTGCTTCATGGATGGAGAGAAGAGACTCCTTGAGATTCCTTACCTAGCAGTAAAGGAAGTACGCATGATGAG TGACAACCATTTCAGTGACAATGCGTCACTGAGTTTGGCCACAGTCAAAGGAGAGTATGTCCTGAAATCTGCGGAAGCTGCAGACATGGCCGCACTTATTGAGGAAAACCTGGTCGGACTGAGACAACGTTCAATATATGCACTGGCTCAACAGGATGTCAGTAGACCAG ACAACCCCTTGTTTATGGTTTGTAAACGAGGCGACCTTCTGCTCGtagagaaagatgaaaaaagtgATAAGAACTGGATGAGAGCTACCAACCAGCGGACCAGTGACAGCGGTGCGGTCTATAAGGCTTCAGTGCAGTTTCTGCCGACTCTCGAGAAGCCCACTGACGCTATGCTG GAGCTGCTCAGTCCGGGCCAGAAGAAACcttcaacaacacaaaacaccacACAGAGAAACGAAACAGTGGCTCCTACCTCTTTAAAAGAGTTTGCATTCGATAACTTCAG GCCCACAAGTAAAGATTCCGGTCGTCAGGGTGCATCCAAAGGGGTCATCAGGGAGAGGCTGTGGGCTTGCTCCAGAGAACCTCTCAAACAGCCGCTCATGAGGCTACTGGTCCACAACTCTGATCTCAGCAACATGGCCTGTAACACCTTCACTG CTATCCTGAAGTACATGGGCGACTACCCCATCAAACATGCTCGCAGTCCTTTAGAGCTGACTGACCAGATCTTTGGTCCTCCCACCAAGCATGAAGCTCTGCAGGATGAGATCTACTGCCAGATTATGAGACAGATGACCAGCAACGGCAGCAG gtTGAGTATGGAGCGTGGGTGGCAGCTCATGTGGCTGTGTTTGGGCTTGTTTCCGCCCAGTCAGAATTTGATGAGACACACTCAGCGCTTCCTGGAGTCACGGCCCAGAGACCAGCTGGCTCCTGGCTGCCTGCAGAGGCTGCAAGGGATGCACAG TAAGGATCCCAGGAAGCTTCCTCCCCATCCGGTGGAAGTGGACGCCATCCAACAGAACAGCACCCAGATCTTCCATAAAGTCCACTTCCCAAATGACACAAGTGAT ATATTTGAGGTGAAATCGACAACCACAATCAAAGACCTGTGCTACAGTATCGCCTTTCAGCTCAAACTGAGCTCCCCTGAAGGATACGGCCTGTACCTGAAAACGGCAAGCAAG GTCATAAGCTTGGAGGaggagaaatatttttttgacagtttgagGCAGACATCAGAGCCTCctaagaaaggaaaaaaagtgaaagaag GCAACCAGGCCAATCTGGCCTACCGGGTGATCTTCAAGAGGAAGCTCTGGTTCAATGTGAGCCCTGGGAAAGACTTGGCTGCAGACCTCGTTTTCCATTTCCCACAG GAGCTGCCTAGGTACCTGCGTGGATACCACAGTTGCAGCAAAGAGGACATGGCTAACCTGGGTGGGCTGCTCTTCAGAGTCGAAGTAGATTCAGACAGGTCGCAGTTTGTCATGATCCCCAGAATGCTGAGCGACCTTGTTCCTGCTGACCAGTTAAAAAGCATGTCCTCTGACGAATGGAAGAAG CACATCATCTCTGCCTACAACAAGCAGAGCGGCATCACGGTGCAGGAGGCCAAAATCGCCTTCCTGAAAGCCATTTCGGGTTGGCCAACCTTCGGCTGTAGCTTCTTTGAAGTTAAA CAAACGTGTGACCCAACCTACTCAAATACAGTTTTGATCATCATCAGCAAGCAAGGGCTTAGCATAGTCGACCCAAATACAAAG GAGCAGCTGGTCATGCATCCGTTCAGCCGCATCACAGAGTACCAAAGCGAAGGCAGTTACTTCGAGATGACCACCGGCACTCTGGACAACATCTTTATCTGTGAAACCGAAAAG GCCAGCACAATCGAGGACCTTCTTCGATCGTACATCACCATGTACGAGAGGCAGAGGCAGTACTTTCGACCAAGGAACCACATATTTTCCTGA